The proteins below come from a single Hemibagrus wyckioides isolate EC202008001 linkage group LG22, SWU_Hwy_1.0, whole genome shotgun sequence genomic window:
- the LOC131343478 gene encoding deoxynucleoside triphosphate triphosphohydrolase SAMHD1-like isoform X2, which yields MCEIPSSVLRKALESGQNMDTETYKIFNDSVHGHIKMHPLLVKIIDTPEFQRLRNIKQLGGGYFVFPGASHNRFEHSIGVAHLAGELVRSLRAQESTITDKDELCVQIAGLCHDLGHGPFSHAFEIFMKEAKPDLKWGHEKASVEMFERLITNNQKDGKMIEEIMKGYGFNNQDIVFIEELIYGTNPPTKRSEQLQALDSKWPYKGRQKEKSYLYEIVANKNTGIDVDKMDYFSRDCLHLGMKSNFSHERYMNFARVCTIKDDKDPNINGQKMICMRDKEALNMYEIFHVRYLLHHNAYHHRVTKAVEWMIIDAFLEAEKEDFKLDGKKISETVSDLSIYMKLTDNILDKIKRETQKAKKIIEKIERRELYRFVGGTVFKAEEKLQEWKKKLKECFKNPDYPEKDFRVIEININYGQNEKNPIDSLWFYRKDDVKKGIKLNEDEVSYIKPAIFQETKVFLLYMKSSPPCLNDEQLGTFWKMIKNK from the exons atgtgTGAAATTCCGAGCTCCGTGCTGAGAAAG GCTTTAGAGTCAGGCCAAAATATGgatacagaaacatacaag atcTTCAATGACTCTGTCCATGGCCATATCAAGATGCATCCTCTGCTGGTTAAAATCATTGACACACCAGAGTTTCAGCGCCTGAGGAACATCAAGCAGCTAGGAGGAGGCTATTTTGTCTTTCCAGGAGCTTCTCACAACCGCTTTGAGCACTCCATCGG CGTGGCTCATCTAGCAGGAGAACTTGTGCGAAGTCTGAGAGCTCAAGAAAGCACGATAACTGATAAAGATGAACTCTGTGTTCAGATTGCAGGATTGTGTCATGACCTGG gtcATGGCCCTTTCTCTCATGCATTTGAGATCTTCATGAAGGAGGCAAAGCCAGACTTAAAGTGGGGG CATGAAAAAGCATCAGTCGAAATGTTTGAACGACTGATCACCAATAACCAAAAGGACGGCAAAATGATTGAGGAAATCATGAAAGGATATGGATTTAACAACCAAGACATTGTGTTTATCGAGGAGCTCATCTATGGCACAAATCCACCTACTAAGAGGAGCGAGCAACTGCAAGCTTTAGATTcaaag TGGCCCTACAAAGGAAGACAAAAGGAAAAGTCCTACTTGTATGAAATTGTGGCCAATAAAAATACAGGTATTGATGTCGACAAAATGGATTATTTCAGTAG AGATTGCCTCCATTTGGGAATGAAAAGCAACTTCTCCCATGAGCGCTACATGAACTTTGCACGAGTTTGCACCATCAAGGACGATAAAGATCCGAACATCAATGGGCAGAAGATGATCTGCATGAGAGATAAG GAAGCACTGAATATGTATGAAATCTTTCACGTTCGCTATCTGCTTCATCACAATGCCTACCACCACAGGGTTACAAAGGCAGTTGAATGGAT GATTATAGATGCATTTTTGGAAGCTGAAAAGGAGGACTTTAAGCTGGATGGAAAGAAAATCTCTGAGACTGTATCTGACCTGAGCATATACATGAAGCTCACAG ataACATTCTTGATAAGATCAAACGTGAAACACAAAAGGCAAAGAAGATCATCGAGAAAATTGAGAGACGCGAGCTTTACAGATTTGTTGGCGGCACAGTTTTCAAAGCAGAAGAG aaactgcaagagtggaaaaaaaagttgaaagaaTGTTTCAAGAATCCAGATTACCCCGAAAAAGACTTCAGAGTCATA GAGATTAACATTAATTATGGACAGAACGAGAAGAATCCCATAGATTCTCTGTGGTTCTACAGAAAAGATGATGTCAAGAAAGGCATAAAGCTGAATGAAGATGAG GTCTCTTACATTAAGCCAGCAATCTTTCAGGAAACCAAGGTTTTTCTGCTCTACATGAAAAGCTCTCCCCCATGCCTAAATGATGAGCAACTTGGCACATTCTGGAAAATGATAAAGAATAAATAG
- the LOC131343478 gene encoding deoxynucleoside triphosphate triphosphohydrolase SAMHD1-like isoform X1 yields MCEIPSSVLRKCSDLDQNMKRTYKALESGQNMDTETYKIFNDSVHGHIKMHPLLVKIIDTPEFQRLRNIKQLGGGYFVFPGASHNRFEHSIGVAHLAGELVRSLRAQESTITDKDELCVQIAGLCHDLGHGPFSHAFEIFMKEAKPDLKWGHEKASVEMFERLITNNQKDGKMIEEIMKGYGFNNQDIVFIEELIYGTNPPTKRSEQLQALDSKWPYKGRQKEKSYLYEIVANKNTGIDVDKMDYFSRDCLHLGMKSNFSHERYMNFARVCTIKDDKDPNINGQKMICMRDKEALNMYEIFHVRYLLHHNAYHHRVTKAVEWMIIDAFLEAEKEDFKLDGKKISETVSDLSIYMKLTDNILDKIKRETQKAKKIIEKIERRELYRFVGGTVFKAEEKLQEWKKKLKECFKNPDYPEKDFRVIEININYGQNEKNPIDSLWFYRKDDVKKGIKLNEDEVSYIKPAIFQETKVFLLYMKSSPPCLNDEQLGTFWKMIKNK; encoded by the exons atgtgTGAAATTCCGAGCTCCGTGCTGAGAAAG TGTTCAGATTTAGATCAAAATATGAAAAGAACATACaag GCTTTAGAGTCAGGCCAAAATATGgatacagaaacatacaag atcTTCAATGACTCTGTCCATGGCCATATCAAGATGCATCCTCTGCTGGTTAAAATCATTGACACACCAGAGTTTCAGCGCCTGAGGAACATCAAGCAGCTAGGAGGAGGCTATTTTGTCTTTCCAGGAGCTTCTCACAACCGCTTTGAGCACTCCATCGG CGTGGCTCATCTAGCAGGAGAACTTGTGCGAAGTCTGAGAGCTCAAGAAAGCACGATAACTGATAAAGATGAACTCTGTGTTCAGATTGCAGGATTGTGTCATGACCTGG gtcATGGCCCTTTCTCTCATGCATTTGAGATCTTCATGAAGGAGGCAAAGCCAGACTTAAAGTGGGGG CATGAAAAAGCATCAGTCGAAATGTTTGAACGACTGATCACCAATAACCAAAAGGACGGCAAAATGATTGAGGAAATCATGAAAGGATATGGATTTAACAACCAAGACATTGTGTTTATCGAGGAGCTCATCTATGGCACAAATCCACCTACTAAGAGGAGCGAGCAACTGCAAGCTTTAGATTcaaag TGGCCCTACAAAGGAAGACAAAAGGAAAAGTCCTACTTGTATGAAATTGTGGCCAATAAAAATACAGGTATTGATGTCGACAAAATGGATTATTTCAGTAG AGATTGCCTCCATTTGGGAATGAAAAGCAACTTCTCCCATGAGCGCTACATGAACTTTGCACGAGTTTGCACCATCAAGGACGATAAAGATCCGAACATCAATGGGCAGAAGATGATCTGCATGAGAGATAAG GAAGCACTGAATATGTATGAAATCTTTCACGTTCGCTATCTGCTTCATCACAATGCCTACCACCACAGGGTTACAAAGGCAGTTGAATGGAT GATTATAGATGCATTTTTGGAAGCTGAAAAGGAGGACTTTAAGCTGGATGGAAAGAAAATCTCTGAGACTGTATCTGACCTGAGCATATACATGAAGCTCACAG ataACATTCTTGATAAGATCAAACGTGAAACACAAAAGGCAAAGAAGATCATCGAGAAAATTGAGAGACGCGAGCTTTACAGATTTGTTGGCGGCACAGTTTTCAAAGCAGAAGAG aaactgcaagagtggaaaaaaaagttgaaagaaTGTTTCAAGAATCCAGATTACCCCGAAAAAGACTTCAGAGTCATA GAGATTAACATTAATTATGGACAGAACGAGAAGAATCCCATAGATTCTCTGTGGTTCTACAGAAAAGATGATGTCAAGAAAGGCATAAAGCTGAATGAAGATGAG GTCTCTTACATTAAGCCAGCAATCTTTCAGGAAACCAAGGTTTTTCTGCTCTACATGAAAAGCTCTCCCCCATGCCTAAATGATGAGCAACTTGGCACATTCTGGAAAATGATAAAGAATAAATAG